In Piliocolobus tephrosceles isolate RC106 unplaced genomic scaffold, ASM277652v3 unscaffolded_23465, whole genome shotgun sequence, the genomic window ttgctatattgcccaaggtggtctgaaactcctcctgccttggccttccaaaggcctgggattacaaacgtgaaccaccacacctggcctgttttttgttgtttttgagacggcgtttcactcttgttgccaaggctgaagtgcaagggcgcgatcttgactcactgcaacttctatctCCCACgttcaagattctcctgcctcagcctcccaagtagctgggattacaggcatccgccaccacgcccagctagtttttggatagtagagacagggtttcactatctgttgaccaggctggtctcgaaccctgagctcacatgatccacctacgtcggcctcccaaagtgctgggattacaggagtgagccaccacacccggtctagACTGTTGTTGAAGcctgttttcctcttctctttcctcggttcatttcttttcttttacaccCTCCCCCGATCATTGCTCTGCCCATCCAAAGGCTGTGGCTGGCACCGGACTGAATAGAACCCCCTAGCCTCAAGTTCCAAACCCACGCTCTCCAACAGCCAGGCTTTCATATGGGAAGCTTCAAAGCCTTGTGACAGCCTGGCTGaacctctccagcctgggcgctcCCTCCAATTCCTGCCCCAGAAAACAGGCATCTCCTCTGGCCACGTCCCAAAGAAGCCTGTCCGGAAGCCTCAGGCACCCGTTGCTGGAAGCCTGTACTCTTCACATTCGCAACAAAGGCCCTGTCCGCCCAGTCCTGCTGAGCACACTCCTGTGCCCCTGAGCCCTGAACTGTCCTTTGCTCAGGCTGGGACGACTTCTCAGAGCCTTCCACTTGCTGCAGACTTGGCTCAGCTTAAAGCACTCCATGAAATTGGGGTGTGGCATCTGCCTCAAGGAGCATTTCTACAACCTCTGTTGCCTCTACCGCAAAAAACTCCACCTCTGAACACTGAATGAGAACTGCATGATTGTAAGGAAGAAAAGGGGGTGGGCGttgcggctcacacctataatcccagcactttgggtggctgaggcaggcggatcactaaaggccaggagttcgaggccagcttggcaaacatggtgaaatcccgtctctactgaaaatacaaaaattagctgggcacagttgatcagcctataattccagcactctgggaggccgaggcaggcacctgaggtcaggactctaagaccagcctggccaacatggtgaaaccctgtctctgctttaaaaaatgcaagttGGCTGGCcacagtagcttacacctgtaatcccagcactttggaagatcgaggcgggcacatcacaaggtcaagagatggggaccatcctggccaacatggtgaaaccccacctctactagaaatacaaaaattagccaggtgtggtggcatgcacctgtaatcccagctacttgggaggctgaggcaggagaatcgcttgaacctaggaggttaaAGTTGCAGtgaccagctactcgggaggctgaggcaggagaatcacttgaacctgggaggttaacattgcagtgagctgagattacgccactgcactccagcctgggcaacacagcaagacttcctcaaaaaaaaaaaaaaaaaaaagcaaaagttagctgggcgtggtggtggtggcacacatctataatcccagcttcttgggaggctgaggcagaaaggtcacctgagcctgggaagtcgagggtgtagtgaaccaagatcgtgccactgtactccagcctgggccaccagagtgaaaccccatttcaaaaacaaaacaggccaagTGCATGCCCTcatgcgtacctgtaatcccagctactcaggaggctgaggcagaagaatcacttgaacccaggaggccaagggtgaagtgagccaagatctcaccactgcactccagcctgggcgacacaacaaaactccatctcaaaaacatagaaaaataaaaccacaatttgGGTAGGTGGATATCTGGTTCCCTGAACTGTCCGGGTATGGACGGCCCTCCTATTGGGGTGGGATGGGACGCTGATCTCGGACTGCACACATCCACCCATCTGCCACCTGCCAGGGTCTCCTTCCCGATCCAGCTCAGGACAGGCCAGGGGCACTCACTTGATGTAGTAGCCAGCAGATTCTAGGTAGGACGCAGGCTCGTTGGTCAGACCACATCACCAGGGCAGGGTGATTCTTATCTCTGTGCACCAGTTCTTCCATCACCCACATGTAGTGATGCACAGACACGTTGTTGAAGAGCTGCCGGGGGCCAGGAGGGAAGGGACAGAGGCACGGTGTGGCCCATGGGCTGGCCAGACAGAGCAGGTGCACAGCAGGGACTCATGGCAGCACCAGGCCCACAGCGGGACACTCATCAATAACCACAATCCCATCCCGGTCACATATCTGCAGCTTCTCTGTGTAGGGATAGTGGCTGGTGCAGAAGGCGTTGGTGCCAAGCCAGCAAAGCAGGTTGAAGTCCTTCACCAGCAGCAGACAGTCGAAGTCCTTCCCTCGGATCTAGAGGACAGCAGAGTTAGTGACCCCTGTCCCTGTCAAAGCTGCACTTCCTCCAATGGCAGGACTCTGGAGAGCCACGCCAGGAGCCCCCTCTCCAGCCCAAGCACCAGCTCCACAGCAGGGTGGTTTGGAGCCATTTGCCTCATTGCCCTGAGCTGCCCTCAGCTACAGCACACGGGGAAGGAGAAAGTGGAAGGTGACCAGAAGCAGCCCCCACGAGGACCCAGGAGCCCCAATGCACGTCTACATCCTCATGCTTGTTGACACTGTGGAAATAGAAAGGTTTCCCATTGATGAGGAACTGGCTCTCGGTGACAGCCACAGTGAGGATCGCCACAGGGAGTGTGTAGAAGTCAGAAAAAGGCCTCAGTGATGTCTGTGCAGTCAGCCGCAGCTACGATAGCTAAAGCGCCAGGTGTGAGCACCCTGACAGCCTGAGCCCCATCTGGCCTGCTCTACCCTGCAGCAGGAAGACCCCCAGTGCACCCCAGCAGCCGCCTTGGGGCCTGCAGAGAAGCAGCAATCAGAGGCTCTGCCCTTTCCTGGCTGACCCTGGGACCTGCCCTTCAAAATCGGGCCTTCTCCTTGATCagacgaggtggctcatgcctggaatccccaggaggatcacttgagcccaggagttcaagagcagcctgggcaacagagtgagacccccccaACTCtataaaaaagattttgttttgagacagtctcactctgttgcccaggatgaagtgcagtggcgtgatctcaactcaccatagcctctgcctcccaggttcaagcaatgctcctgcctcagcctcctgagtagctgggattacagatgcccagcAAATTtgcgtattttagtagagacagtgtttcaccatgttggccaggctggtctcgaactcctggcctcaactgatctgcccacttcagcctcccaaagggctgggattacaggcgtgagctaccatgcccggtctacagataaaattgttttaattagccaggcatggcagcatgtgcctacagtcccagttactcaggaggccaaggtaggaggactgctgctgcctgggagctcaaggctgcagtgagctgtgatcaggccaaTGCACtataacctgggtgacagtgagaccacctcaaaaagaaaaaaaaaaaaaaaaaaccctttg contains:
- the LOC113221338 gene encoding beta-glucuronidase-like codes for the protein MHERPTYLYSWELRLTAQTSLRPFSDFYTLPVAILTVAVTESQFLINGKPFYFHSVNKHEDVDIRGKDFDCLLLVKDFNLLCWLGTNAFCTSHYPYTEKLQICDRDGIVVIDECPAVGLVLP